One window of the Camelina sativa cultivar DH55 chromosome 1, Cs, whole genome shotgun sequence genome contains the following:
- the LOC104776796 gene encoding putative lipid phosphate phosphatase 3, chloroplastic isoform X1, which produces MARFSFPCFPNFGGFNQAVTNRGPEISETADNLVSPSGIPLIEPNSKEHRMREAQLGAHTVRSHGMTVARTHMHDWIILVLLVILEGGLLIIHPFYRFVGKDMMTDLSYPLKSNTVPIWSVPVYAMLLPLVIFIFIYFRRRDVYDLHHAVLGLLYSVLVTAVLTDAIKNAVGRPRPDFFWRCFPDGKAVYDTLGDVVCHGDNSVIREGHKSFPSGHTSWSFAGLGFLSLYLSGKIQAFDGKGHVAKLCIVILPLLFAALVGISRVDDYWHHWTDVFAGGLLGLVVSTFCYLQFFPPPYHTEGWGPYAYFQVLEAARVQCTENGAVQQPPQGDNGEEEDGGFMGLHLVDNPSMRREEDVETGRG; this is translated from the exons ATGGCTCGCTTCAGTTTTCCTTGTTTTCCGAATTTTGGGGGTTTTAATCAG GCTGTGACAAACCGGGGGCCTGAGATTTCAGAAACTGCTGATAATTTGGTCTCACCATCTGGCATTCCACTCATAGAACCTAATAGTAAAGAG CACAGGATGAGAGAGGCACAGCTAGGCGCTCACACTGTGAGGTCCCATGGAATGACTGTTGCAAGGACTCACATGCATGATTGGATCATTCTCGTGTTACTTGTTATTCTCGAGGGCGGACTCCTTATAATCCACCCGTTTTATCGCTTTGTTGGGAAAGATATGATGACTGATCTCAGTTACCCGTTAAAAAGTAACACTGTACCAATTTGGTCTGTCCCG GTATATGCGATGCTGTTGCCTTTGGTAATCTTCATCTTTATCTATTTCCGTCGAAGAGATGTTTATGATCTTCATCACGCTGTGCTAG GTCTCTTATACTCCGTTCTGGTGACAGCAGTACTTACCGATGCAATCAAGAATGCAGTTGGTCGACCACGTCCTGACTTTTTCTGGCGTTGTTTTCCCGATGGCAAAGCT GTTTATGATACCCTCGGAGATGTTGTATGCCATGGTGATAATAGCGTCATAAGGGAAGGGCACAAAAGCTTCCCAAGCGGGCACACCTCAT GGTCTTTTGCGGGTCTGGGATTTCTGTCGTTATACTTATCGGGAAAGATTCAAGCATTTGACGGTAAAGGCCATGTTGCAAAGCTATGCATAGTCATACTCCCTTTGCTATTCGCAGCTCTGGTCGGTATTTCCCGTGTTGATGACTATTGGCATCATTGGACAGACGTCTTTGCAGGAGGCTTGCTAG GTCTTGTGGTCTCTACGTTCTGTTATCTTCAATTTTTCCCGCCACCATATCACACCGAAG GTTGGGGACCATATGCTTACTTCCAAGTGTTGGAAGCTGCGAGAGTGCAATGTACCGAGAATGGAGCCGTGCAGCAACCGCCTCAAGGTGATaacggtgaagaagaagacggtggGTTTATGGGTTTACATTTGGTGGATAATCCGAGTatgaggagagaagaagatgtagaAACTGGTAGAGGCTGA
- the LOC104776796 gene encoding putative lipid phosphate phosphatase 3, chloroplastic isoform X3, with protein MREAQLGAHTVRSHGMTVARTHMHDWIILVLLVILEGGLLIIHPFYRFVGKDMMTDLSYPLKSNTVPIWSVPVYAMLLPLVIFIFIYFRRRDVYDLHHAVLGLLYSVLVTAVLTDAIKNAVGRPRPDFFWRCFPDGKAVYDTLGDVVCHGDNSVIREGHKSFPSGHTSWSFAGLGFLSLYLSGKIQAFDGKGHVAKLCIVILPLLFAALVGISRVDDYWHHWTDVFAGGLLGLVVSTFCYLQFFPPPYHTEGWGPYAYFQVLEAARVQCTENGAVQQPPQGDNGEEEDGGFMGLHLVDNPSMRREEDVETGRG; from the exons ATGAGAGAGGCACAGCTAGGCGCTCACACTGTGAGGTCCCATGGAATGACTGTTGCAAGGACTCACATGCATGATTGGATCATTCTCGTGTTACTTGTTATTCTCGAGGGCGGACTCCTTATAATCCACCCGTTTTATCGCTTTGTTGGGAAAGATATGATGACTGATCTCAGTTACCCGTTAAAAAGTAACACTGTACCAATTTGGTCTGTCCCG GTATATGCGATGCTGTTGCCTTTGGTAATCTTCATCTTTATCTATTTCCGTCGAAGAGATGTTTATGATCTTCATCACGCTGTGCTAG GTCTCTTATACTCCGTTCTGGTGACAGCAGTACTTACCGATGCAATCAAGAATGCAGTTGGTCGACCACGTCCTGACTTTTTCTGGCGTTGTTTTCCCGATGGCAAAGCT GTTTATGATACCCTCGGAGATGTTGTATGCCATGGTGATAATAGCGTCATAAGGGAAGGGCACAAAAGCTTCCCAAGCGGGCACACCTCAT GGTCTTTTGCGGGTCTGGGATTTCTGTCGTTATACTTATCGGGAAAGATTCAAGCATTTGACGGTAAAGGCCATGTTGCAAAGCTATGCATAGTCATACTCCCTTTGCTATTCGCAGCTCTGGTCGGTATTTCCCGTGTTGATGACTATTGGCATCATTGGACAGACGTCTTTGCAGGAGGCTTGCTAG GTCTTGTGGTCTCTACGTTCTGTTATCTTCAATTTTTCCCGCCACCATATCACACCGAAG GTTGGGGACCATATGCTTACTTCCAAGTGTTGGAAGCTGCGAGAGTGCAATGTACCGAGAATGGAGCCGTGCAGCAACCGCCTCAAGGTGATaacggtgaagaagaagacggtggGTTTATGGGTTTACATTTGGTGGATAATCCGAGTatgaggagagaagaagatgtagaAACTGGTAGAGGCTGA
- the LOC104776796 gene encoding putative lipid phosphate phosphatase 3, chloroplastic isoform X2 has product MARFSFPCFPNFGGFNQHRMREAQLGAHTVRSHGMTVARTHMHDWIILVLLVILEGGLLIIHPFYRFVGKDMMTDLSYPLKSNTVPIWSVPVYAMLLPLVIFIFIYFRRRDVYDLHHAVLGLLYSVLVTAVLTDAIKNAVGRPRPDFFWRCFPDGKAVYDTLGDVVCHGDNSVIREGHKSFPSGHTSWSFAGLGFLSLYLSGKIQAFDGKGHVAKLCIVILPLLFAALVGISRVDDYWHHWTDVFAGGLLGLVVSTFCYLQFFPPPYHTEGWGPYAYFQVLEAARVQCTENGAVQQPPQGDNGEEEDGGFMGLHLVDNPSMRREEDVETGRG; this is encoded by the exons ATGGCTCGCTTCAGTTTTCCTTGTTTTCCGAATTTTGGGGGTTTTAATCAG CACAGGATGAGAGAGGCACAGCTAGGCGCTCACACTGTGAGGTCCCATGGAATGACTGTTGCAAGGACTCACATGCATGATTGGATCATTCTCGTGTTACTTGTTATTCTCGAGGGCGGACTCCTTATAATCCACCCGTTTTATCGCTTTGTTGGGAAAGATATGATGACTGATCTCAGTTACCCGTTAAAAAGTAACACTGTACCAATTTGGTCTGTCCCG GTATATGCGATGCTGTTGCCTTTGGTAATCTTCATCTTTATCTATTTCCGTCGAAGAGATGTTTATGATCTTCATCACGCTGTGCTAG GTCTCTTATACTCCGTTCTGGTGACAGCAGTACTTACCGATGCAATCAAGAATGCAGTTGGTCGACCACGTCCTGACTTTTTCTGGCGTTGTTTTCCCGATGGCAAAGCT GTTTATGATACCCTCGGAGATGTTGTATGCCATGGTGATAATAGCGTCATAAGGGAAGGGCACAAAAGCTTCCCAAGCGGGCACACCTCAT GGTCTTTTGCGGGTCTGGGATTTCTGTCGTTATACTTATCGGGAAAGATTCAAGCATTTGACGGTAAAGGCCATGTTGCAAAGCTATGCATAGTCATACTCCCTTTGCTATTCGCAGCTCTGGTCGGTATTTCCCGTGTTGATGACTATTGGCATCATTGGACAGACGTCTTTGCAGGAGGCTTGCTAG GTCTTGTGGTCTCTACGTTCTGTTATCTTCAATTTTTCCCGCCACCATATCACACCGAAG GTTGGGGACCATATGCTTACTTCCAAGTGTTGGAAGCTGCGAGAGTGCAATGTACCGAGAATGGAGCCGTGCAGCAACCGCCTCAAGGTGATaacggtgaagaagaagacggtggGTTTATGGGTTTACATTTGGTGGATAATCCGAGTatgaggagagaagaagatgtagaAACTGGTAGAGGCTGA